From a region of the Primulina eburnea isolate SZY01 chromosome 7, ASM2296580v1, whole genome shotgun sequence genome:
- the LOC140835756 gene encoding uncharacterized protein produces the protein MQQAPRPQNDLYDQFRRLGPKEFSGTTDPFDAESWIRSFEAHFHYLDMGDADHVRCTTYLFRDDASLWWEGADHGVNLATITWAKFKEMFYEKYFTADVRGRLKREFMTLRQRDTTVAEFVKKFVMGCHFVPLIERDPAEKLRHFMDGLCPTIEIML, from the coding sequence ATGCAACAGGCACCTAGGCCACAGAATGACTTATATGATCAGTTCCGAAGGCTAGGGccaaaggaattttctggcaccaccgatCCCTTTGATGCTGAGAGTTGGATTCGTTCTTTCGAGGCACACTTTCATTATCTGGATATGGGAGATGCTGACCATGTGAGGTGTACCACTTATCTGTTTAGAGATGATGCttccttatggtgggaaggagccgatCATGGTGTTAATCTTGCAACTATTACATGGGCTAAATTCAAGGAGATGTTCTACGAGAAATATTTTACTGCTGATGTTAGAGGGCGTTTGAAGAGGGAATTTATGACTCTCCGTCAGCGAGACACTACTGTTGCtgaatttgtgaagaaatttgttatgggttgtcactttgtaccccttattgAGAGGGATCCTGCGGAGAAGCTTAGACACTTCATGGACGGTCTATGTCCTACCATCGAAATAATGTTATGA